The genomic segment CAATCTCATTTTTCGGGATAAAATTCAACTGGTGATTACATCACCGGTCGAAGAATTTTGTCAGTCCCTTGCCAACGGCTTACTGAAAAAGGGAACTCTTTTATTTGGCCGGCAGCCGGTGGAAGTGAAAGAAATTCAAGTGGAGCAGCCCCGGGCAGAAGACGAAGTAACCCAGCTCCGGACGCTGTCGCCCATTGTTGCTTACAGCACACTGCTGCGGCCCGACGGCAGAAAGTATACCTGCTATTTCCAACCGGGGGACCCTGACTACAACTCCCTGATTACAGGCAACCTGCGGAAAAAGTTCCAGGCCTGCTACGGCCGCGAAGCACCGGCAGGCGAGGTCAGAGTGGACAAGCGGGGCGAATTGCGGCAGAATATTATCCGCTACAAAGAAACGATTATCAAAGGCTATTCCGGCCGGATTCGGCTGACCGGTCCGAAAGAGCTTCTGCAAATGGCCCTGGACGCAGGCCTTGGCAGCAAAAACAGCCAGGGATTTGGCTGCGTGGAAATGGAAAAGCCACGCCGCTAGGGCGTGGGGTGAGGGAAAGATTCCTTGTAGGTAGGCTAATAAATCAATAGTAAAATACTAATTTCAATTCCTAGTAGGTATATAAATTTTATTATACATTATATTGAGTTTTGTTTCAATTTATATAAAATATGTTGAATAATTCAATTTAAAATACTATAATAGAAAATGAAAACAGGAGGTGATATAATGCTTGCAGAGTCAGTAATAAGAATAGGAAGGCCTATTATGCAAAGTGACTTATCTTTGGAAGAGCGTATTAGACTTTTAACCGATGTCTCCAGTATTAGTTGTAAAAATTATTTTCAGAATGTAATTGTAGCTGAATTAGGAAAAGATACTGATACTGTCCATTATCTTACCATCGGAATGTTTGATGGAGATCAGAAAAGCTTTCAAGTTGATGCAAGAAGAAATGTCTCTTTTCCTATCACCTTTCCTAATGGCGGGAATCCGTTGGTTCCTCAGGGCGTTTATGCATTACCTTGCTATTTAATGTGGGAGCCACATTTAAAAAAAATGATGAATGCCGAAGCTTTTGCACAGGAGATATTATTACCTAGGCTAAACAGTACAATTGGATATCGAGAATTAATGCAGGAGGAACGTGAAAAGCTTGCGTTACGAATATCTAATTTATTAGCCGAAAATACGCAGCGCTTTTTGCGAGAAGAAAAACAATTGGGAATACTTCTGGTGTTTGATTCTCGTTTAGCGGTTTATAAAATAAAAGAGCAGCTTGCAAGCGAGCCGTCTGATTTATGGATTGCAGATAGTCTGTGTATTTCGGACAGTGCATTATATTTAGATGGCGAAGAATTTTTAAATCAATTTATTACAGCAAAAATGGATGAAGCTGCTAGCTTAGGTAAAGCCCAAAATGCAGTTTCAACATTTTCTAATCAGGTCAGTACAGAAGTGGTTTCTATTTATAATAAATCCTGGTTATGGTTATCTCCCACATGGGAAATGCCTTGTTCAAATGATTGGGGTAAAACAGATTGGATTAAAGGAATTAAAGTCGATGCTGAAAATTATGCGGCTTTTTTGTATGGTAGTCAATTTCTAAAAGAAATTCAAGTCCCTCTTTCGAATAGTCTTTTGAAAGAGATGTTTGCGCCCATTATGAGCGTAGAAGCAAAAAAACATATGAAGACGACTAGTTTTCAGCCGATATATGGGATACCGCTTGTTGTCCCTTTGTTGGACGGGGACTCAAAACAAAATTTTAAAAAGTATCGCCATATGTTAAAGAATCAACAGCATTTAAGTCAAACCGATTTACATATGGAAGTTTTAGCAGGGATGAAAGGAAGCATTATTCCTCAATTCAGCGATGAACATCGACTTACTATTTTATATTATTCAGGCGATTTATCAAGGGGAGACATGCACATTCGAGCAATAATTGAGGATATTGTACCCAGTATAGCGAGTAAAATTCAATCCATTTTATGGAAAATTAAAAATTATGAATGTGGCAGTATTCAAGATGAGTTTGGTGTACAACGACAACCGTTATATAAAACAGAAACACTACCGTCTCTATTAGCTAATGCTTTTGGTCCGGGGTACGTCTGGAATGTTTTGCAAAAAGTTTTTCATAGGCAATCATTAGAAATGAAGCACTTGTTTCAGGCAACCGAAAAAAAATTAAATGAATTGGTAAATAAAGAAGATTATTGGGGGATGAAACAAGAGCTGATTTTCTTTTATGTGTTTATGCTTTTTTACAAGCTATATAATGAACAAATTAGAAATGTAAAAGGAGGTGTCAAAGATTTGGCAGATTGGAAAAAGATTATTGAACAATACTATTCTGGAGAATTAAAGGACGAGGACTTTAATTCATTGGAAAATTTGGGCTTTATAAGTGGTATGCTATTAAAACAATTTTCTCATTCCTATTACATGAAAACAAATAAGGATTTTGTTAAACAGCGTGTAATGAAATTTGGCAGTAAGTTAACTCCCGTCATGATTTGGCAACAAGGTGTACTTAGATGTCAGGAATTGGCCGATCAATGGGACTTGAAACTTGGAGTCAATTTTTGGGGCGTTTTGCCGCTGGTGTTATTAGGATTTTTATCGGCCAATGAAAAGAAAACTTTAGTATCTGAGAAAAATGTATTTATGACCGCTTTTTGGTCGGGATATTTACTTTACCGTAAACCGAAAAATGATAATGATTCAGATGGTACAGAGGAGAGTATAAAAGGAGGTAGTAACTAGTGAAGGTCAATAATGGAGAACTCGTGTTTATAAAAGCGGTAAAAGATGGTATTCCAAACAGGGATCCATTAAATGACAGTGATGCAAGAAGATTATTTTCAGAAGAAGATGGACGTATTTCATTAAGTGATGTAAGTATAAAAAGAGATGTTCGTGATTTTGTAATGGAACTTTATCCAGAGGGAGGTCCAGAACAGTCTAAATTTATTTTTGTACAAGAAAAGAAAAATGAAGCAGGAAAACTTCTGGGAAGAGGCAGTCTGGCACAATTCATTGCAAAACAAACAGGAAAAGAAAAAGAAAGTAAAACAAATATGAAAGATGTTTTACTTGAAACTTGTTTTGATGTACGTACTTTTGGTATTGTTTATTCGGTGAAACCAAAATTTAATTTAACTGGTCCAGTTCAATTTGGCTGGGCGCATTCGATGCATCCTGTTGATAGTCAATATGTTCAAGGAACTGTCGTCATGCCAAGCGCTGATACTACTGAAGAAGGAGAAGGAAAAACACAGGGAACGATTTGGACAAGCTACATTGTGCCATTTGCAGTTTTTATTATGCCCGGCGTTATCAACGCTAAAAAT from the Veillonellales bacterium genome contains:
- the cas6 gene encoding CRISPR-associated endoribonuclease Cas6, producing the protein MHLYIQLESPSGLEVPVHYNHIVQAVLYQTIDADLAKFLHDSGFVSQGRTFKLFCFSRLRGSFAKNGAANNLIFRDKIQLVITSPVEEFCQSLANGLLKKGTLLFGRQPVEVKEIQVEQPRAEDEVTQLRTLSPIVAYSTLLRPDGRKYTCYFQPGDPDYNSLITGNLRKKFQACYGREAPAGEVRVDKRGELRQNIIRYKETIIKGYSGRIRLTGPKELLQMALDAGLGSKNSQGFGCVEMEKPRR
- a CDS encoding type I CRISPR-associated protein Cas7, encoding MKVNNGELVFIKAVKDGIPNRDPLNDSDARRLFSEEDGRISLSDVSIKRDVRDFVMELYPEGGPEQSKFIFVQEKKNEAGKLLGRGSLAQFIAKQTGKEKESKTNMKDVLLETCFDVRTFGIVYSVKPKFNLTGPVQFGWAHSMHPVDSQYVQGTVVMPSADTTEEGEGKTQGTIWTSYIVPFAVFIMPGVINAKNAEHSMMSESDQELLLQGLWQGTQHRQARGRGQQQPLSLVHVEYKDPFYRIGYLEDLVFLEPDAEEWKATGKQPTSVNEIKINFERLLSVLSNQRDKIARCRIWCHPSLVIRGDISQYQQPLW